Proteins from a genomic interval of Anaerohalosphaeraceae bacterium:
- a CDS encoding GTP-binding protein, which yields MNSAADEKMNIVVAGHVDHGKSTVIGRLLTDTDSLPKGKLEQIQELCRRTSRPFEYAFLLDALKDEQAQGITIDSARIFFKSPKRHYLILDAPGHIEFLRNMVTGASHAEAALLVIDAAEGVRENSRRHGYMLSMLGVHQIAVLINKMDLAGWSRDTFEKIADEYKCFLQEIGLSASFIPVSGTTGDNIARRSGRMTWYEGPTVLETLDAFIKEPLPVDKPFRMPVQDVYKFTRAGDQRRIVVGTVETGAVRPGDELIFYPSGKKSRVKTLERFGSPPPQAYEAGQAAAFTLEEQIYLTRGQIAVRAGEPAPEVGRRFQVHLFWMGREPLRADKDYLIKVGTAKQPMRVEKILSVMDSSDLRVKTEQDFVGYHDVADCILQTARAVAFDLSDRFPTLSRFVIVDEYEIRGGGLIRKVLPDAEEPLRQRVMQRNLKWAMSTLSREQRWERYSQKAALVLITGRKNVGKKTLARALERKLFAEGKLVYFMGIANVLYGVDADIKTPGPDTSHRPEHLRRLGEVANLMLDAGLILIVTAIGLTQSDLEIIRTAVDSDLVEVVWLGPDMTDIQADLQLENPDNPDEAAGQIKRLLQQKGIIFSV from the coding sequence ATGAATTCTGCAGCCGATGAAAAGATGAATATTGTTGTTGCCGGGCATGTGGATCACGGCAAAAGCACCGTCATTGGCCGTCTCCTGACCGATACCGATTCTCTGCCGAAAGGCAAACTCGAGCAGATTCAGGAGCTGTGCCGTCGGACCAGCCGGCCTTTCGAATACGCTTTTCTGCTGGATGCGCTCAAGGATGAGCAGGCGCAGGGGATTACGATTGATTCCGCCCGGATTTTCTTTAAGTCCCCCAAGCGGCATTATCTGATTCTTGATGCGCCGGGGCATATCGAATTTCTGCGGAATATGGTTACCGGGGCCTCGCATGCGGAGGCGGCCCTGCTGGTGATTGATGCCGCTGAAGGCGTTCGGGAAAATTCCCGTCGGCACGGCTATATGCTCTCTATGCTCGGGGTTCATCAAATCGCTGTCCTCATCAACAAGATGGATTTGGCGGGATGGAGCCGCGATACGTTCGAAAAGATTGCAGACGAATACAAATGCTTTCTGCAGGAAATCGGTCTGTCGGCCTCATTTATTCCCGTCAGCGGAACGACGGGGGACAATATTGCCCGCCGCAGCGGGCGGATGACGTGGTACGAGGGGCCGACGGTGCTGGAGACGCTCGACGCCTTTATCAAAGAGCCGCTGCCGGTGGACAAACCCTTCCGAATGCCCGTGCAGGATGTGTACAAATTTACACGAGCGGGCGACCAGCGCCGCATCGTCGTTGGAACGGTGGAAACCGGCGCGGTTCGTCCCGGAGATGAGCTGATTTTTTATCCATCCGGCAAAAAGAGCCGCGTCAAGACACTCGAACGATTCGGTTCGCCGCCTCCACAGGCGTATGAAGCCGGTCAGGCCGCCGCCTTCACGCTCGAAGAGCAGATTTACCTGACGCGCGGCCAAATCGCTGTCCGGGCCGGCGAGCCCGCCCCGGAAGTTGGTCGGCGTTTCCAGGTTCATCTGTTCTGGATGGGTCGGGAGCCCCTGCGGGCCGACAAAGACTACCTCATCAAGGTCGGCACGGCCAAGCAGCCGATGCGCGTTGAGAAGATTCTTTCTGTGATGGATTCCTCCGATTTGCGGGTTAAAACTGAGCAGGATTTTGTCGGATACCACGATGTGGCGGACTGCATTCTGCAGACGGCGCGGGCGGTGGCGTTTGACTTGTCCGACCGATTCCCGACCCTCAGCCGTTTTGTGATTGTGGATGAGTATGAAATCCGCGGCGGCGGACTGATTCGTAAGGTCCTTCCGGATGCCGAAGAGCCGCTTCGCCAGCGCGTAATGCAGCGAAACCTCAAGTGGGCGATGAGCACCCTCAGCCGCGAACAGCGCTGGGAACGCTACAGCCAAAAGGCCGCTTTGGTTTTGATTACCGGCCGCAAAAATGTCGGCAAAAAGACCCTGGCCCGTGCTTTGGAGCGGAAGCTCTTTGCGGAGGGCAAACTGGTATACTTTATGGGAATCGCCAATGTGCTCTATGGGGTGGATGCCGACATTAAAACGCCCGGGCCGGACACATCCCACCGGCCGGAGCACCTGCGGCGGCTCGGCGAAGTGGCCAACCTGATGCTCGATGCCGGACTGATTCTGATTGTGACGGCCATCGGCCTGACGCAAAGCGATTTGGAGATTATTCGAACCGCCGTGGACAGCGATTTGGTTGAGGTCGTCTGGCTTGGACCGGACATGACTGATATTCAGGCCGATTTGCAGCTCGAAAATCCGGACAATCCGGACGAGGCCGCCGGGCAGATTAAGCGGCTCCTGCAGCAGAAGGGGATTATCTTCAGTGTGTGA
- a CDS encoding putative nucleotide-diphospho-sugar transferase encodes MGGCGVLYIAVGRCYVKAAIQSAQSVRRWCGGLPIHIFTDAENEASARSTADSWGLIENPHRRSKVDSLMYTPFERTLYLDSDTRICGDIRDVFEVLERFDMAICHAHTRNTAKNQQPWRVNLPYAFPQFNGGVIAYRKTPAVLEFLEAWKRAYHSQPFEKDQVTLRELLWACDLRVAVLPPEYNIRYRKYLWLWSQREAQVKILHLACYSGRSRMRIWMEYLKRKWSHWAKRKPESGEEPRC; translated from the coding sequence GTGGGTGGATGCGGGGTTTTATATATTGCCGTAGGCCGCTGCTATGTGAAAGCGGCCATCCAATCCGCACAGTCGGTTCGGCGTTGGTGTGGAGGGCTGCCAATCCATATTTTTACGGATGCTGAAAATGAAGCGTCGGCCCGTTCGACAGCTGACTCCTGGGGTTTGATTGAAAATCCGCATCGGCGCTCCAAGGTGGATTCTCTGATGTATACGCCGTTTGAAAGAACGCTGTACCTGGACAGCGACACGCGGATTTGCGGCGATATTCGGGATGTATTTGAGGTGCTGGAGCGTTTTGACATGGCGATTTGCCATGCCCATACAAGAAATACAGCCAAGAATCAGCAGCCCTGGAGGGTGAACCTGCCCTATGCCTTTCCTCAATTTAACGGGGGAGTGATTGCCTACCGCAAAACGCCGGCTGTTTTGGAATTTTTGGAGGCGTGGAAGCGGGCCTATCACAGTCAGCCCTTTGAAAAGGATCAGGTTACTTTGCGGGAACTGCTCTGGGCATGTGATTTACGTGTGGCAGTTTTGCCGCCGGAGTATAATATTCGGTATCGGAAGTATCTTTGGCTCTGGAGCCAAAGAGAAGCCCAGGTGAAGATTCTTCATTTGGCCTGTTATTCCGGACGTTCCCGGATGCGGATTTGGATGGAGTATCTGAAGCGGAAATGGAGTCACTGGGCAAAGAGGAAACCTGAATCCGGAGAGGAACCGCGATGCTGA
- a CDS encoding lipopolysaccharide biosynthesis protein — translation MNLVHRTLSGIGALMISQLVQGIGQLVILMILARLVGKEPFGVLTAATMLIYFASIFTTVGVGPALIQTPHLTAVHVSTGLVFSVLCGAVLSLFLFAAAPMAGKFFGNEQVIKIIRTLCWIYPIESAGLVAQSQLRRNLKFGTIALIESASYIGGYGIIGIGLALGGFQVWALVWAVFCQTVCRNILFVLMGPRLFVLSFNGALLKEMLMFGGGVTASQIAGYWASQADKMIVGRLLGMTALGVYGRAIAMTTTIARFFGQTLARVLFPVFSRVQKDEHLLASAFEKGIQGIALITMPLSLLGVVCGRELILILLGPAWEETIVPFQIVSAGLFFRTAVKVGDSITMARGAVYRRTWRQYMYLLTVMIFSLGGSFWGVEGVAWGTTAAWLVNFGLISDLSVRLVGMRRIDFLVLFLRPAVVTGLCGIPLAALTALLRAEGFEPMVIAAAAGLGIGVYFLLVVYSGISQFFFGRTAAWFRQQVSEGMQRLIGFRTQAKSSL, via the coding sequence ATGAATCTGGTGCACAGAACCTTGTCCGGAATCGGTGCTCTGATGATTAGCCAGCTGGTCCAGGGAATCGGACAACTTGTGATCCTAATGATTCTGGCGCGGCTGGTCGGCAAAGAGCCGTTTGGGGTTCTGACGGCAGCCACGATGCTGATTTATTTTGCCTCGATTTTCACTACAGTCGGAGTCGGTCCTGCACTGATTCAAACCCCTCATTTGACAGCGGTTCATGTAAGTACCGGGCTTGTTTTTTCCGTGCTGTGCGGCGCAGTGCTTTCTTTGTTTTTATTTGCAGCAGCTCCTATGGCCGGGAAATTCTTCGGCAATGAACAGGTTATCAAAATTATTCGGACTCTGTGCTGGATTTATCCGATTGAATCAGCGGGTTTGGTGGCTCAGTCGCAGCTGCGTCGAAATTTGAAATTCGGGACAATTGCTTTGATTGAGTCGGCATCTTACATCGGAGGATACGGGATTATCGGGATTGGATTGGCCCTTGGCGGCTTTCAGGTATGGGCCTTGGTTTGGGCGGTTTTTTGTCAGACAGTCTGCCGTAATATTTTGTTTGTTCTGATGGGCCCGCGTCTGTTTGTTTTGAGTTTTAACGGAGCACTTCTAAAGGAGATGCTGATGTTCGGCGGAGGGGTTACGGCCTCTCAAATTGCCGGATATTGGGCGTCGCAGGCGGATAAGATGATTGTGGGAAGGCTCCTCGGAATGACGGCACTGGGGGTGTACGGGCGGGCGATTGCGATGACGACAACCATTGCCCGTTTTTTCGGACAGACGCTGGCTCGGGTGTTGTTTCCTGTTTTTAGCCGTGTGCAGAAGGATGAGCATCTTTTGGCCAGCGCTTTTGAAAAGGGGATTCAGGGAATTGCTCTGATTACAATGCCGTTGTCGCTTTTAGGGGTTGTCTGCGGGCGCGAGCTGATTCTGATTCTGCTGGGACCTGCCTGGGAAGAGACAATTGTGCCGTTTCAGATTGTCTCGGCGGGGCTGTTTTTCCGGACAGCTGTTAAAGTCGGAGATTCAATTACCATGGCGCGGGGGGCCGTATATCGGAGGACCTGGCGTCAGTATATGTATTTGTTAACGGTGATGATTTTTTCTTTGGGGGGAAGTTTTTGGGGCGTGGAAGGGGTCGCCTGGGGAACCACGGCGGCCTGGCTTGTCAATTTCGGGCTGATTTCAGACTTAAGTGTGCGGCTTGTTGGAATGAGACGGATTGATTTTCTTGTGCTTTTCCTCCGGCCGGCGGTTGTAACAGGTCTCTGCGGGATTCCGTTGGCGGCTCTGACGGCTCTGCTCCGTGCGGAGGGTTTTGAACCGATGGTGATTGCAGCGGCGGCGGGGCTGGGAATCGGAGTATATTTTCTGCTCGTTGTTTATTCGGGGATCTCGCAGTTTTTCTTTGGAAGAACTGCGGCATGGTTTCGGCAGCAGGTGTCTGAAGGGATGCAGCGTTTGATAGGATTTCGGACACAGGCAAAGTCGTCTTTATGA
- the cysC gene encoding adenylyl-sulfate kinase, giving the protein MPFQPEKQGFVLWLTGLSGSGKTTLADQVAQLLTAQGRKVERLDGDTLRSLFPNTGFDRKSRDEHIRRVGWVASRLEHHGVIVIASFISPYRESRQFVRNLCKHFIEVYVKASLDECKRRDVKGLYQKAQAGQIQQFTGLDDPYEEPQHPELVVDTEHNPINVCVDQIMAYIRPYL; this is encoded by the coding sequence ATGCCTTTTCAGCCCGAAAAACAGGGTTTTGTTCTTTGGCTGACCGGCTTAAGCGGCTCCGGTAAGACCACATTAGCCGACCAAGTTGCCCAACTCCTCACTGCGCAGGGCCGAAAAGTCGAACGCCTCGACGGCGACACCCTCCGCAGCCTCTTTCCCAACACGGGTTTCGATCGAAAATCCCGCGATGAACACATCCGGCGAGTCGGCTGGGTCGCCAGCCGGCTTGAACACCACGGTGTTATCGTAATTGCTTCATTCATCTCGCCTTACAGAGAATCCCGACAGTTCGTCCGCAATTTGTGCAAACACTTTATCGAGGTGTACGTAAAGGCTTCGCTGGATGAGTGTAAACGGCGGGATGTTAAGGGTTTATATCAAAAAGCCCAGGCCGGACAGATTCAGCAGTTCACCGGTCTGGATGACCCGTATGAAGAGCCCCAGCATCCGGAACTTGTCGTCGATACCGAACACAATCCGATAAATGTATGTGTCGACCAAATAATGGCTTACATCAGACCGTACCTGTGA
- a CDS encoding 3'(2'),5'-bisphosphate nucleotidase CysQ produces MDADLQRIEQALLAAQEAAARFTPGRIASEKKAGGDPVTQADLLLDKVLKEALLGPSEGWLSEETADDLSRLGKKRVWIVDPLDGTREFVEGIPEWCISVALVEGGSPVAAGICNPAAGQIFLGSRSSGVTLNGQPVRVSSKADLKGARILASRSEVRRGEWKRFEGAGFEIVPMGSVAYKLALVAAGLADGMFTLVPKNEWDVAAGVCLMEAAGGRWEASESRRQFNQPNPLLKGLWAANSYLIFKLQELSE; encoded by the coding sequence ATGGATGCCGATTTGCAGCGGATTGAACAGGCCCTTCTGGCCGCGCAGGAAGCGGCGGCTCGCTTTACACCCGGGCGAATCGCCTCTGAAAAAAAAGCCGGCGGCGACCCTGTGACGCAGGCCGATCTTCTGCTGGATAAGGTCTTGAAAGAAGCCCTGCTGGGGCCTTCGGAAGGGTGGCTTTCTGAAGAGACCGCCGACGATTTAAGCCGGCTGGGGAAAAAACGGGTCTGGATTGTGGATCCGCTGGACGGCACGCGCGAGTTTGTCGAAGGCATTCCGGAGTGGTGCATTTCCGTGGCGCTGGTGGAGGGGGGCAGTCCGGTCGCGGCGGGCATCTGCAATCCGGCGGCCGGGCAGATTTTTTTGGGCAGCCGTTCATCGGGGGTTACGCTCAACGGACAGCCGGTCCGGGTCAGCAGCAAAGCGGACCTGAAGGGGGCCAGGATTTTGGCCAGCCGCAGCGAGGTCAGACGGGGTGAATGGAAGCGTTTTGAAGGGGCCGGCTTTGAGATTGTTCCGATGGGTTCGGTGGCTTATAAACTGGCTCTGGTGGCTGCCGGGCTGGCGGATGGAATGTTTACCCTGGTGCCCAAAAATGAATGGGATGTAGCGGCCGGGGTTTGTCTTATGGAGGCCGCCGGCGGCCGATGGGAGGCGTCCGAATCCAGACGGCAGTTCAATCAGCCCAATCCTCTCCTGAAGGGCCTCTGGGCAGCCAATTCGTATCTCATTTTCAAATTGCAGGAGCTGTCAGAATGA
- a CDS encoding sulfotransferase domain-containing protein — protein sequence MLIIAMPKSASTSLLTTLCRLHGMEDRTRMIRRHYLVDLPIASDYSVFFLMHADMRELDSKVLSLLTQTDNFCKLHLPPTENNQCLLRAHKKVILLRRPEGVIGAYKRGEDTGVFPMKSLDFVFCVSEEEWLRKARQTGLLKQMQMFYEGWMQHKGDKLLIHYEELISRPRETIRAIEAYWDLPLSEEMELDRKRYTRLQEEKRQIVGQSRMSVLLRRTPRICKRLARDLLRGLGWKPNYAERFKRKLLAEPEDGLLADR from the coding sequence ATGCTGATTATTGCGATGCCGAAAAGCGCCAGTACTTCGCTGTTGACAACCTTGTGTCGGCTTCATGGAATGGAGGACCGAACCCGGATGATTCGCCGACACTATTTGGTCGATTTGCCGATTGCTTCTGATTATTCAGTCTTTTTTTTAATGCATGCGGATATGCGGGAGCTGGACAGCAAGGTTCTGTCGCTGTTGACGCAGACGGATAATTTTTGCAAGCTGCATCTGCCGCCTACGGAAAACAACCAATGTTTGCTGAGAGCCCATAAGAAGGTTATTCTGCTGCGTCGGCCTGAGGGGGTCATTGGGGCGTATAAACGGGGAGAAGATACAGGGGTTTTCCCTATGAAGAGTCTGGACTTTGTTTTTTGTGTGAGCGAAGAAGAATGGCTCCGGAAAGCCCGTCAGACAGGCCTGCTGAAACAAATGCAGATGTTTTATGAAGGATGGATGCAGCACAAAGGGGATAAACTGCTGATTCATTATGAGGAACTGATAAGCCGTCCGCGTGAGACCATTCGGGCAATTGAGGCCTATTGGGACCTTCCTCTCTCGGAGGAAATGGAATTAGACAGAAAGCGATACACTCGTCTTCAGGAAGAGAAAAGGCAAATCGTCGGACAGAGTCGAATGTCGGTTTTGCTTAGGCGGACGCCGAGGATATGCAAACGGCTGGCGCGAGATCTCCTGAGAGGATTGGGATGGAAACCGAATTATGCTGAACGATTCAAAAGAAAACTGCTGGCTGAGCCGGAAGACGGCCTCTTGGCGGACCGCTGA
- a CDS encoding O-antigen ligase family protein — protein sequence MLNDSKENCWLSRKTASWRTAEGDSFAPLDKLAGAVLLLELSSLRFVLGALVGCTSAQMTGCSFLFLLVYCWVNRRQAGALCREPLIGGWFLFLLIWPLLHLLVGNIYDLRQAVLYGHIFLLMVSSALWIQRSSPQRFLRWGTAVLVAEAAGVVWSLFFPEWFEGIFRWMQRENTFQGRAFGWAMQPNEQARDMLLLFLIWAAFIPRQQERRRLAAYLMLVFLVVATGSRSGYAAVILSFFVHICVTYFRVQEGRLWMQPGPVVAVGFFAGLLFSIFPLLIRIVSDTIPSYKGTYGLVERVDSLVRGNFTQVSRRGESTVEPRILKKIVFFQLSKDRPLFGYGLGAQERLQETEELLYSTHDQYLLIAFEGGWLLVLFYLLLNASLYLHPQRAVLEGRHGVPFVLQIFLVILWFGFFSNTLLDSRTYAGVTGFLIGLMNSLGRERPQ from the coding sequence ATGCTGAACGATTCAAAAGAAAACTGCTGGCTGAGCCGGAAGACGGCCTCTTGGCGGACCGCTGAAGGGGATTCATTTGCCCCCTTGGATAAGTTGGCGGGAGCGGTTTTGCTTTTGGAACTATCGTCTCTTCGCTTTGTATTGGGGGCCCTTGTTGGGTGTACTTCGGCACAAATGACAGGATGTTCTTTTTTGTTTTTACTGGTCTATTGCTGGGTGAATCGCCGGCAGGCAGGAGCTTTATGTCGGGAGCCGCTGATAGGTGGATGGTTTCTTTTTCTGCTGATCTGGCCTCTTCTCCATTTGCTGGTTGGGAATATATACGATCTGCGTCAGGCGGTTCTTTATGGGCATATTTTTCTCCTGATGGTTTCTTCCGCCTTATGGATTCAACGGAGCAGCCCACAAAGATTTCTGCGCTGGGGGACTGCAGTCCTTGTTGCGGAGGCGGCGGGTGTGGTTTGGAGTCTGTTTTTTCCGGAATGGTTCGAAGGTATTTTCCGGTGGATGCAAAGGGAGAACACGTTTCAGGGCCGCGCCTTCGGCTGGGCCATGCAGCCGAACGAGCAGGCAAGGGATATGTTGCTTCTGTTTTTGATTTGGGCGGCATTTATTCCAAGACAGCAGGAGAGACGGCGTTTGGCGGCTTATCTGATGCTGGTTTTTTTGGTTGTGGCAACGGGTTCACGTTCAGGTTATGCCGCGGTGATTTTAAGTTTTTTCGTTCATATCTGTGTGACTTATTTTCGTGTTCAAGAGGGACGACTGTGGATGCAGCCCGGCCCTGTAGTGGCTGTGGGATTTTTTGCCGGTTTGCTGTTCAGCATTTTTCCGCTTCTCATTCGCATCGTTTCAGATACGATTCCTTCGTATAAAGGAACCTATGGACTTGTAGAGAGGGTGGACTCACTGGTTCGGGGGAATTTTACTCAGGTCAGTCGGCGCGGGGAAAGCACCGTTGAACCGCGAATCTTGAAAAAAATTGTTTTTTTCCAACTGTCGAAGGATCGCCCCCTTTTCGGATATGGGCTTGGTGCCCAGGAACGTTTGCAGGAAACGGAGGAGCTCCTATACAGCACCCATGACCAGTATCTGCTGATTGCCTTTGAAGGAGGATGGCTGCTGGTGCTGTTTTACTTGCTGTTAAATGCATCCCTCTATCTGCATCCGCAGCGGGCTGTGCTTGAAGGGCGGCATGGCGTGCCGTTTGTTTTACAAATT
- the cysD gene encoding sulfate adenylyltransferase subunit CysD, protein MADHLDQLENLSIHILREAYANFKNLCMLWSIGKDSTALLWLARKAFLGHVPFPLVHIDTKFKIPEMIEYRDRLTRQWQLDMIYGINTEALERKETFPDGKVDRLRCCKLLKTEALKNTLSGAWPRYRFNHSADRYEIDPNHEPFTGVIVGLRADEEGSRSKERYFSKRDRSSEWDIADQPPEFWNQYKTDFAPGTHVRIHPLLDWTELNIWEYIEREKIPTVSLYYDQGNGKRYRSLGCWPCTFPINSTAKNPKEIIEELRSGQLKNIAERSGRAQDAEDGGGLETLRREGYM, encoded by the coding sequence ATGGCTGACCATCTCGACCAACTCGAAAACCTCAGCATCCACATCCTTCGGGAGGCCTACGCCAACTTCAAGAACCTGTGTATGCTCTGGTCTATCGGCAAGGACAGCACGGCGCTTCTCTGGCTGGCCCGCAAGGCCTTTCTGGGGCATGTTCCTTTTCCGTTAGTCCATATAGACACAAAGTTTAAGATTCCGGAGATGATTGAGTACCGCGACCGTCTGACACGCCAGTGGCAGCTGGATATGATTTACGGCATCAATACGGAAGCCCTCGAGCGAAAAGAGACCTTTCCGGACGGTAAAGTGGATCGGCTCCGCTGCTGTAAGCTCCTGAAAACCGAGGCACTTAAGAACACCCTGAGCGGTGCCTGGCCCCGGTATCGGTTTAATCATTCCGCCGACCGCTACGAGATAGACCCCAATCACGAACCCTTCACGGGGGTTATCGTGGGACTGCGGGCCGATGAAGAAGGTTCCCGTTCCAAAGAACGCTATTTTTCCAAACGCGACCGCTCCAGTGAATGGGACATTGCCGACCAGCCGCCGGAGTTCTGGAATCAGTACAAAACCGATTTCGCCCCCGGCACCCATGTGCGGATTCATCCGCTGCTGGACTGGACGGAACTGAATATCTGGGAGTATATCGAGCGGGAAAAGATTCCGACGGTTTCCCTGTACTACGACCAGGGAAACGGAAAACGCTATCGTTCGCTCGGATGCTGGCCGTGCACCTTTCCCATAAACTCCACAGCCAAGAATCCGAAGGAGATTATCGAAGAGCTGCGCAGCGGACAGCTGAAAAACATTGCCGAACGCAGCGGACGGGCACAGGATGCCGAAGACGGCGGCGGGCTGGAAACCCTCCGGCGGGAAGGATATATGTAA